A genome region from Setaria italica strain Yugu1 chromosome III, Setaria_italica_v2.0, whole genome shotgun sequence includes the following:
- the LOC101784303 gene encoding protein NSP-INTERACTING KINASE 3 produces MAVSTARTAAAAAAVMGLVVAAAALLSPAAAAADWDDDEVRALVAIRAALVDPNRVLRDWDVTAGGDPCAWPMVTCNQGHVYQLSLRHQNLSGTLSPAIEKLTLLQNLFLCNNTISGPIPDVIGRMEFLESLDLSNNQFTGSIPSTLGGLTNLQYLKLNNNSLSGPIPDSLATAPMILNLDLSFNNLSGTWPIFHERINVLLVGNPLLNAPAKEPLDLPIHKPTDTEVEHGPEVRLGHLKHFKFKEINKATNNFSQRNVLGEGGYGIVYKGCLPDGSIVAVKRLKNHILDVGDDQFHAEVGVIGLVVHRNLLHLTGFCTTNDERLLVYPYMPSGTVASKLQEHVNGKPALDWSRRKSIALSVARGLLYLHEHCDPKIIHRDIKASNILLDEHLEAVIADFGLAKLIDPGVSHVITEARGTLGRMPPESFMTGHSSDKTDVFGFGFLLIELVTGRETLELHENEYEHGGILDWARELLEQNQLSSFVDMKIRNNYDCVELEEMVQIALLCTMYKPEHRPKMSEVVRMLEGGDGVAEKWEAMKDVEEPDPDSPGYLFPVLDYDADQSSSIALQAIELSGPR; encoded by the exons ATGGCAGTGAGCACGGCTAGGACtgcggctgcagcggcggccgTGATGGGCCTCGTggtagcagcggcggcgcttctttctccggctgcggccgcggccgacTGGGACGACGACGAAG TGAGGGCGCTGGTGGCCATCAGGGCGGCGCTGGTTGACCCCAACAGAGTTCTCCGTGACTGGGACgtcaccgccggcggcgacccgtGCGCCTGGCCCATGGTCACCTGCAACCAGGGGCATGTTTACCAACT GTCTCTGAGGCACCAAAACCTCTCCGGAACATTGTCGCCGGCGATCGAGAAGCTTACGTTGTTGCAAAATCT GTTTTTGTGCAACAACACAATTTCTGGCCCTATCCCGGACGTCATAGGCAGGATGGAGTTTCTAGAAAGTCTTGATCTGTCAAATAATCAGTTCACTGGGAGCATCCCAAGTACACTGGGTGGTCTGACCAACCTCCAGTATTT GAAATTGAACAACAACAGCTTATCTGGACCTATACCTGATTCACTAGCCACTGCTCCCATGATCTTAAACCT GGATCTTTCCTTCAACAACCTGAGTGGCACCTGGCCAATTTTTCATGAGAGGATTAATGTCTT ACTTGTAGGTAATCCATTGCTAAATGCCCCCGCAAAAGAGCCGCTCGATCTCCCCATACACAAGCCGACAGATACAGAAG TTGAGCATGGCCCAGAAGTTCGGCTTGGTCATCTAAAGCATTTCAAGTTTAAGGAGATAAATAAGGCTACCAATAACTTCAGTCAAAGAAATGTTTTGGGGGAGGGGGGATATGGAATAGTATACAAGGGTTGTTTGCCTGATGGCAGTATAGTTGCTGTTAAAAGACTGAAGAATCATATTTTGGATGTTGGGGATGATCAATTCCATGCGGAAGTTGGAGTGATAGGCTTGGTTGTTCATCGCAATCTCCTTCATCTTACTGGGTTCTGCACTACAAATGACGAAAGGCTCCTTGTGTATCCTTACATGCCAAGTGGAACTGTTGCTTCTAAATTACAAG AGCATGTAAATGGTAAACCAGCTTTAGACTGGTCAAGAAGAAAGAGTATAGCACTCAGCGTGGCACGTGGGTTGCTCTATTTGCATGAGCATTGTGATCCTAAGATAATACATCGTGATATAAAAGCCTCCAACATTCTCCTTGATGAACATCTTGAAGCAGTCATTGCGGATTTCGGATTGGCAAAACTTATAGATCCTGGGGTGTCTCATGTTATCACAGAAGCGCGTGGAACGCTTGGGCGCATGCCACCGGAGTCGTTTATGACTGGCCACTCATCCGATAAGACAGATGTTTTTGGCTTTGGATTCCTGTTGATCGAGTTGGTCACTGGCCGAGAGACGCTGGAGCTCCATGAGAATGAGTATGAGCACGGAGGAATTCTTGACTGG GCCAGGGAACTCCTCGAACAAAATCAGCTAAGCTCCTTTGTGGACATGAAGATAAGAAACAACTATGACTGTGTCGAATTGGAGGAGATGGTTCAGATAGCGTTGCTCTGCACAATGTACAAACCTGAACATCGTCCGAAGATGTCAGAAGTTGTTAGGATGCTGGAAGGAGGAGATGGTGTTGCAGAGAAATGGGAGGCCATGAAAGATGTCGAGGAGCCGGACCCCGACTCCCCGGGCTATCTGTTCCCTGTTCTGGATTATGATGCAGATCAGAGCAGTTCAATTGCGTTGCAAGCCATTGAACTGTCAGGACCAAGGTGA